From Geomonas agri, one genomic window encodes:
- a CDS encoding putative signal transducing protein: MVKFYDAKSEAELARVEAVLKQGGVEYFVTGLAKEDVSGEIAVAEEDLPRAEELLLKTK, translated from the coding sequence ATGGTGAAGTTCTACGATGCCAAGAGCGAAGCCGAATTGGCCCGCGTCGAGGCGGTGCTGAAACAGGGCGGGGTCGAGTATTTCGTGACGGGCCTGGCCAAGGAAGATGTAAGCGGTGAAATCGCAGTAGCGGAGGAAGACCTGCCCAGGGCAGAGGAACTGCTCCTCAAGACGAAGTGA
- a CDS encoding cation-translocating P-type ATPase, translating to MTAPGIRQRNRPDQPAQLQPPWHSLEPDELYLRLETGAEGLDPAEAALRLNRFGANELTAAQPLSPWPVFFRQFKNVLIVILFIAAFLSALLAHAVEAVTIAVIVVFAALLGFWQEYRAERALEALRRMAAPDAAVLRGGTEVTVPARDLVPGDLLLLRPGDRVAADVRLTEAFNLQLDEAALTGESLPVDKKAALIFHEDTPLAERGNMVYAGTVVSYGRGAGIVVATAMHTEFGGIARMITGIETSRTPLQENLDRVGNLLARAALVAVGVIVVAGLLRGEAFVEMLLFGIALGVAAVPEALPAVVTISLALGVQRMVKRHALMRRLAAVETLGSTTVICSDKTGTLTRDEMTVRRLYCANQWYELSGAGYAPEGDFSAQGRVELPSVALVELLRVGVLACDARVVWDEAAGRWTAQGDPTEAALVVAAAKAGLSQAELAARYSRLDEIPFSSERKRMTTLHAEGPALVACAKGAPEVILSACVTQLTVEGERPLDQASLEEIAKAAAEMATGALRVLAIASKHDTDRAEAESGMTFLGLVGMIDPPRPEARAAIVVCREAGIRPVMITGDHPVTAAAVARELGLLDQGCVITGAELERMDDATLERQVGDIRVYARVSPAHKLRVVAALQKQGEVVAMTGDGVNDAPALKKADIGIAMGITGTAVSKEAAAMTLTDDNFASIVAAVEEGRAIFDNIKKYLMYLLASNTGEIGLMMGAMLAGLPLPLGAVQILYVNLATDGLPALALAVDPAEPGLMRRPPRDASRGIFRRTVVTLILVGGAWSALVNLALFAWARASGCSDAEAMTVTFVSLVLIQFFNAYSFRSDRDSIFRRPFANRWLNRAVLWEICLLLVVVYLPAMHRPFGTFSLTLPDWGLIILASGSIVPVLELAKWYARRRGAA from the coding sequence GTGACTGCACCGGGGATACGCCAGCGCAACCGCCCTGACCAGCCAGCGCAGCTTCAACCCCCTTGGCACAGCCTCGAGCCGGACGAACTCTATCTCCGCCTTGAAACAGGTGCGGAGGGGCTCGACCCTGCCGAGGCGGCGCTACGGCTCAACCGCTTCGGCGCCAACGAACTGACCGCCGCTCAGCCGCTCTCGCCCTGGCCTGTCTTCTTCCGGCAATTCAAAAACGTCCTCATCGTCATCCTGTTCATCGCCGCCTTCCTCTCGGCACTGCTCGCCCATGCCGTCGAGGCGGTCACCATCGCGGTCATCGTCGTTTTCGCGGCACTGCTGGGATTCTGGCAGGAGTACCGGGCGGAACGGGCCCTTGAGGCCTTGCGACGCATGGCGGCGCCCGATGCTGCTGTACTGCGGGGGGGGACCGAGGTGACGGTGCCGGCTCGGGACCTGGTGCCGGGCGACCTGCTCCTGTTGCGCCCCGGCGACCGGGTCGCCGCCGACGTAAGGCTCACTGAGGCCTTCAACCTCCAGCTTGACGAGGCGGCGCTGACCGGTGAGTCGCTGCCGGTCGACAAAAAGGCCGCGCTGATCTTCCATGAGGACACACCGCTTGCCGAGCGCGGCAACATGGTCTACGCCGGCACGGTAGTGAGTTACGGCCGTGGCGCTGGGATTGTGGTCGCTACTGCTATGCACACCGAGTTTGGCGGCATCGCCAGGATGATTACCGGCATCGAGACTAGCCGGACCCCGCTGCAGGAAAACCTGGACCGGGTCGGCAATCTTCTGGCACGTGCCGCCCTGGTCGCGGTCGGCGTCATTGTCGTCGCCGGGTTGCTACGCGGCGAAGCGTTCGTAGAGATGCTCCTCTTCGGAATTGCCCTCGGCGTTGCGGCGGTACCCGAGGCCCTTCCCGCCGTGGTCACCATCTCGCTCGCCCTGGGCGTGCAGCGCATGGTCAAGCGCCACGCCCTGATGCGGCGCCTAGCGGCTGTGGAGACCCTGGGAAGCACCACGGTGATCTGCTCGGATAAAACCGGGACGCTCACCAGGGACGAGATGACGGTGCGTCGCCTGTATTGTGCCAATCAATGGTACGAGCTCTCCGGCGCCGGCTACGCCCCGGAAGGAGATTTCTCCGCACAGGGAAGGGTGGAGTTACCGAGCGTGGCGCTGGTCGAGCTGCTGCGCGTGGGCGTGCTGGCGTGCGATGCCAGGGTGGTCTGGGACGAGGCTGCCGGGCGCTGGACGGCGCAGGGGGATCCCACCGAGGCGGCCCTGGTGGTGGCCGCGGCCAAGGCGGGGCTGTCCCAGGCCGAGCTTGCCGCCCGCTATTCGCGCCTGGACGAGATCCCCTTCAGCTCGGAGCGCAAGCGGATGACGACACTGCACGCTGAGGGGCCGGCCCTGGTCGCCTGCGCCAAGGGCGCCCCCGAGGTGATCCTCTCCGCCTGCGTCACCCAGTTGACTGTGGAGGGGGAGCGCCCGCTTGACCAGGCGTCGCTTGAGGAGATCGCCAAGGCCGCCGCCGAGATGGCCACCGGGGCCCTGCGCGTACTGGCCATTGCCAGCAAGCACGACACCGACCGCGCCGAGGCCGAGAGTGGCATGACCTTCCTCGGCTTGGTGGGGATGATCGATCCTCCCCGTCCCGAGGCCCGCGCCGCCATCGTAGTCTGCCGCGAGGCCGGCATCCGCCCGGTGATGATCACCGGGGACCATCCGGTCACCGCCGCTGCCGTGGCGCGGGAGCTGGGGCTTTTAGACCAGGGGTGCGTCATCACCGGCGCCGAGCTGGAGCGGATGGACGACGCGACCCTGGAGCGTCAGGTTGGTGACATCCGCGTCTACGCGCGGGTCTCCCCGGCGCACAAGCTCCGGGTCGTCGCCGCGCTGCAAAAGCAGGGCGAGGTGGTTGCCATGACAGGCGACGGTGTTAACGATGCACCAGCGCTCAAGAAGGCGGACATCGGCATCGCCATGGGGATCACCGGCACCGCGGTCAGCAAGGAGGCCGCCGCCATGACCCTGACCGACGACAACTTCGCCTCCATCGTCGCCGCGGTGGAGGAGGGGCGGGCGATCTTCGACAACATAAAGAAGTACCTGATGTACCTGCTCGCTTCCAACACCGGCGAAATCGGCCTGATGATGGGCGCTATGCTGGCGGGGCTGCCACTGCCGCTGGGCGCGGTGCAGATTCTCTACGTGAACCTGGCCACCGACGGTCTCCCTGCCCTGGCGCTCGCGGTCGACCCCGCCGAACCCGGCCTGATGCGCCGTCCCCCCAGGGACGCGTCACGGGGGATCTTCCGCCGTACCGTGGTGACGCTGATCCTGGTGGGGGGAGCCTGGTCGGCGCTGGTTAACCTGGCACTTTTCGCCTGGGCCCGCGCATCCGGGTGTTCCGATGCCGAGGCCATGACGGTCACCTTCGTGTCGCTGGTGTTGATCCAGTTTTTCAACGCCTATAGTTTCCGTTCGGACCGCGATTCCATCTTCAGGCGCCCCTTCGCCAACAGGTGGCTGAACCGCGCCGTCCTCTGGGAGATCTGTCTGCTTTTGGTGGTGGTCTACCTGCCGGCCATGCACCGCCCCTTCGGCACCTTCTCCTTGACACTGCCGGACTGGGGGCTCATCATTCTTGCTTCGGGATCGATCGTCCCGGTCCTTGAGCTGGCCAAGTGGTATGCGCGACGCCGCGGCGCCGCTTAG
- a CDS encoding cache domain-containing protein, which produces MLRRFPIRAKLTVGSVAPLFVAFFICSLAGLYIINDKIASQAQEKVRTDLNSAREVYRNELEHIRELMDLTATNPYNANSIVAGEKNIQSLLRSRMETKHLDMLTAVDASGRVLFRAHSPQLKGDRQSSYFVEQALKGIAVTGTTVLTPEELGREGIALTNRATIPLISTPHARPRADKTERSGMVMVSAFPLRNNSGTVIGALYGGILLNNNNALVDKIKEIVYEGVQFKGTDVGSATIFLGDTRIATNVRTTDGARAIGTRVSEQVYKQVIQEKKKWIDRAFVVNEWYFSAYEPIIDLRGKAIGSLYVGMLEKPYTHMQKSVNSILYLVLFITSLIGIAVSGFIGTLLARPIKELEKLAHRVARGERDLQIEVQSTDEVGDLAEAFNLMTRALGRQEAEIGLLHRALELKIEERTAQLSDKTKLLAQTQADLARAEKLADLGIVAAGVAHEINTPLAIIRGNTEVLEMCLPNEHPNREEVEIISQQTERMAKIVGNLLTFARQKSLNQRQFMVHEVLDDIVTQIRHQVPMDAVSVKWEYDMNLGPVTGDTDQLRQVFSNIILNAVQAMLPDGGTLRLTTRQHGPGNGCIVEIRDTGKGISPEHLEKIFTPFFTTKDTGTGLGLSVSYGIVKDHGGDIRVSSTPGMGTCFEIELPGVDPLAPAESEH; this is translated from the coding sequence ATGCTCAGGCGTTTCCCGATCCGGGCCAAACTCACCGTCGGCTCTGTCGCCCCACTCTTCGTCGCCTTCTTCATCTGCTCCCTGGCCGGCCTCTACATCATCAACGACAAGATCGCCAGCCAGGCCCAGGAAAAGGTGCGCACCGACCTCAACTCGGCGCGCGAGGTGTACCGGAACGAGCTTGAGCATATCCGGGAGTTGATGGACCTCACCGCGACCAACCCCTACAACGCCAACTCCATCGTCGCCGGCGAAAAGAACATCCAGTCCCTTTTGCGCAGCCGCATGGAGACCAAGCACCTCGACATGCTCACCGCGGTCGACGCCTCCGGACGCGTGCTTTTCCGCGCTCACAGCCCGCAGCTCAAAGGGGACCGACAGTCCTCCTACTTCGTGGAGCAGGCGCTCAAGGGGATCGCGGTAACGGGAACCACCGTACTCACGCCTGAGGAACTAGGCAGAGAGGGAATCGCCCTCACCAACCGCGCCACCATCCCCCTCATTTCCACCCCGCACGCCCGCCCGCGCGCCGACAAGACGGAACGTTCCGGGATGGTCATGGTCTCCGCCTTCCCGCTCAGAAACAATTCGGGCACCGTGATCGGCGCGCTCTACGGCGGTATCCTCCTCAACAACAACAACGCCCTGGTGGACAAGATCAAGGAGATCGTCTACGAGGGGGTCCAGTTCAAGGGTACCGACGTCGGAAGCGCCACCATTTTCCTCGGAGACACCCGCATCGCGACCAACGTGCGCACCACCGACGGGGCCAGGGCGATCGGCACCCGGGTCTCGGAGCAGGTCTACAAGCAGGTGATCCAGGAGAAGAAGAAGTGGATTGACCGCGCCTTCGTGGTGAACGAGTGGTACTTCAGCGCCTACGAACCGATCATCGACCTGCGAGGCAAGGCAATCGGCTCCCTATACGTCGGCATGCTAGAGAAGCCGTACACCCACATGCAAAAGAGCGTCAACTCGATCCTGTACCTGGTGCTCTTCATAACCTCGCTGATCGGCATCGCGGTCTCCGGCTTCATCGGCACGCTCCTGGCGCGCCCGATTAAGGAACTGGAGAAGCTGGCGCACCGGGTGGCCCGCGGCGAGCGCGACCTGCAGATCGAGGTGCAGTCGACCGACGAGGTTGGCGACCTGGCCGAGGCCTTCAACCTGATGACGCGGGCGCTCGGGCGCCAGGAGGCGGAGATCGGCCTGTTGCACCGCGCCCTGGAGCTGAAGATAGAGGAGCGCACCGCCCAGCTTTCGGACAAGACCAAGCTCTTGGCGCAGACCCAGGCCGACCTGGCGCGCGCCGAGAAACTCGCGGACCTCGGCATCGTCGCCGCCGGCGTGGCGCACGAGATCAACACCCCGCTGGCCATCATCCGCGGCAACACCGAGGTGCTGGAGATGTGTCTCCCCAACGAGCACCCCAACCGCGAGGAGGTCGAGATCATCAGCCAGCAGACCGAGCGGATGGCCAAGATCGTGGGGAACCTGTTGACCTTCGCGCGCCAGAAGTCGCTCAACCAGCGCCAGTTCATGGTGCACGAGGTTCTGGACGACATCGTGACACAGATCAGACATCAGGTTCCCATGGATGCGGTCTCGGTGAAATGGGAATACGACATGAATCTGGGGCCGGTCACCGGGGATACCGACCAGTTGCGCCAGGTATTCAGCAACATCATCCTGAACGCGGTACAGGCCATGCTCCCCGACGGCGGGACGCTCCGTCTCACCACCCGCCAGCACGGTCCGGGCAACGGCTGCATCGTGGAAATCCGCGATACCGGCAAGGGAATATCGCCCGAGCACCTGGAGAAGATCTTCACCCCCTTCTTCACCACCAAGGACACCGGTACCGGCCTCGGCCTCTCGGTCTCCTACGGCATCGTCAAGGACCACGGCGGTGACATCAGGGTGTCGAGCACCCCAGGAATGGGGACCTGCTTCGAAATAGAGCTGCCGGGGGTGGACCCGCTCGCCCCGGCAGAAAGCGAGCACTGA
- a CDS encoding DUF3124 domain-containing protein, with protein sequence MRLAASLILFALLAVPVSGWSASDQVHLSKGQTVYVPVYSNVFSGPRSLPYQLAATLSIRNTDMDSWLRITAIDYYDTSGKLLRRYQDKPLSLAPLASTYVHIEEKDVAGGFGANFIVKWQSDRTINAPIIESVMIGATSGQGISFVSPGQVIRPGIR encoded by the coding sequence ATGCGTCTTGCCGCATCTTTAATACTGTTCGCCCTGCTAGCCGTCCCGGTATCCGGTTGGTCCGCGTCGGACCAGGTCCACCTTTCCAAAGGGCAGACCGTGTACGTCCCGGTCTATTCCAACGTCTTCAGCGGCCCGCGTAGCCTGCCGTACCAACTGGCCGCCACCTTGAGCATCAGGAACACCGACATGGATTCCTGGCTGCGCATCACCGCCATCGATTACTACGATACCAGTGGCAAACTCCTGCGCCGCTACCAGGACAAGCCGCTCTCCCTGGCGCCGCTGGCTAGCACCTATGTCCACATCGAGGAAAAGGACGTGGCGGGCGGCTTCGGCGCCAATTTCATTGTGAAGTGGCAGTCCGACCGCACCATCAACGCGCCGATCATCGAATCGGTCATGATAGGCGCCACTTCAGGCCAGGGGATTTCCTTCGTTAGCCCCGGACAGGTGATTCGTCCGGGCATCAGGTAG
- a CDS encoding DoxX family protein: MERLLLTNDSWGGTILRVGLGLVMFLHGAQNLLGWFWGLGFEPAMAVMTTQMGMPKVVGVLIIMTQFFGGMALMLGAYVRIAAAAVIMVMLASLGVLNYDTGFLTTWSGKQLSPGVEFQLLAITVAVNIMIFGAGRWSIDRALESPRSRISRERAAREAELTVQPPSHL; the protein is encoded by the coding sequence ATGGAGAGGTTATTGTTGACCAACGACAGCTGGGGAGGAACGATACTAAGAGTGGGACTGGGGCTCGTGATGTTTCTACATGGTGCACAAAATCTGCTAGGATGGTTTTGGGGACTGGGTTTTGAGCCGGCTATGGCTGTCATGACCACACAGATGGGGATGCCGAAAGTAGTCGGAGTTCTCATCATCATGACCCAGTTCTTCGGAGGTATGGCACTAATGCTGGGAGCCTACGTTCGTATCGCAGCCGCTGCTGTGATCATGGTGATGCTGGCGTCACTTGGGGTCCTCAACTACGACACCGGTTTTTTGACCACGTGGAGCGGCAAACAGCTGTCGCCGGGTGTTGAATTCCAGCTGCTCGCCATCACGGTGGCGGTGAACATCATGATCTTCGGTGCCGGCCGATGGTCCATTGACCGTGCACTGGAGAGCCCGCGCAGCAGGATCAGCCGCGAACGCGCTGCGAGAGAGGCGGAGTTGACCGTTCAGCCCCCCTCGCACCTGTGA
- a CDS encoding rhomboid family protein — protein MERQGEETCDATSPLLMTEREGSDILPGMTEEQEHSVEPQDDWRIVPVWRVEERGRKLSLRQARLWALVLESRFIECRLEPGPRGWQVWVAPENYDAACRELNLYVEENRNWPPFLPPVHPMKENTLPTLSILVLLATFHNLTNLDLKVLGHYPVDWLDIGNAHAGLILKGEWWRLVTALTLHADALHLVSNLAIGGVFIVYLCRDLGSGMAWTLLLASGVCGNLANAYFQLPSHTSVGASTAVFGAVGILGALTMMRYRHHLRRRWPLPIAAALSLLVLLGTEGERTDLGAHLFGFMFGCLFGFVAELLVGYVGRPGRLANALLALASASVVLYAWWLAISQSG, from the coding sequence ATGGAGCGACAGGGAGAAGAGACCTGCGATGCAACATCCCCTTTGTTGATGACGGAGCGGGAAGGATCTGACATACTGCCCGGCATGACCGAGGAGCAGGAACATAGCGTAGAGCCCCAGGACGATTGGCGTATCGTTCCGGTCTGGCGGGTGGAGGAGCGGGGGCGCAAGCTGTCCCTGCGCCAGGCCCGCCTGTGGGCGCTGGTGCTGGAGTCGCGTTTCATCGAGTGCAGGCTGGAGCCGGGACCGCGCGGATGGCAGGTGTGGGTCGCACCGGAGAACTACGACGCCGCCTGCCGGGAACTGAACCTCTACGTCGAGGAGAACCGCAACTGGCCGCCGTTTTTGCCGCCGGTGCACCCCATGAAGGAGAACACCCTACCGACCCTTTCCATCCTGGTTCTCTTGGCCACCTTCCACAATCTGACCAACCTGGACCTGAAGGTCCTCGGCCACTACCCCGTCGACTGGCTCGACATCGGCAACGCCCATGCCGGCCTCATCCTCAAGGGGGAATGGTGGCGCCTGGTGACGGCACTGACCCTGCACGCCGATGCGCTGCACCTTGTCAGCAACCTCGCCATCGGCGGGGTCTTCATCGTCTACCTCTGCCGGGATCTGGGCTCGGGGATGGCCTGGACGCTGCTCCTCGCGTCCGGCGTCTGCGGTAACCTGGCCAACGCCTACTTCCAGCTTCCCAGTCACACCTCGGTGGGCGCCTCGACGGCCGTTTTCGGCGCGGTCGGCATCCTGGGCGCCCTCACCATGATGCGCTACCGGCACCACTTGCGCAGGCGCTGGCCGCTTCCTATCGCCGCGGCGCTGTCGCTACTGGTACTCTTGGGCACTGAAGGGGAAAGGACGGATTTGGGCGCTCACCTCTTCGGGTTCATGTTCGGCTGTCTGTTCGGGTTTGTCGCTGAACTGCTGGTGGGATACGTGGGCAGGCCGGGACGTCTGGCCAACGCTCTGCTCGCGCTGGCCAGCGCCTCGGTGGTGCTTTACGCCTGGTGGCTGGCCATAAGCCAGTCCGGCTGA
- a CDS encoding bacteriohemerythrin → MNIEWTSDLAIGVTEIDEQHKEIFRRFDRLLTACNEGKGNEEVLKLLVFLEDYVKEHFAAEEKLQKGSDYPDYPAHKAQHVAFINDVDKLTRSFRDEGATLPLVIQTNRTLANWLIQHIKKVDTAFAKYLREK, encoded by the coding sequence ATGAACATCGAGTGGACCAGTGACCTGGCCATCGGCGTGACCGAGATCGACGAACAGCACAAGGAGATCTTCAGGAGGTTCGACCGCCTGCTGACCGCTTGCAACGAGGGGAAAGGCAACGAGGAAGTCCTCAAGCTGTTGGTCTTTCTCGAGGACTATGTAAAGGAACATTTCGCAGCTGAGGAGAAACTGCAAAAGGGGAGCGACTATCCCGACTATCCGGCGCACAAGGCGCAGCACGTCGCATTTATCAACGACGTCGACAAACTGACCCGCTCTTTCCGCGATGAGGGGGCCACCCTCCCCCTGGTGATCCAGACCAACCGCACCCTGGCCAACTGGCTGATCCAGCACATCAAGAAAGTGGACACCGCTTTCGCCAAGTACCTGCGCGAGAAGTAA
- a CDS encoding sigma-54-dependent transcriptional regulator: MYNGKVIICDDEVEILRYLSKILSAKGLDLEVFSSGTSLMNCLENRGLDDGDLMLLDVKMPDLDGLEILQRVKRMKLDVPVVMMTAYASINSAIEAMKLGAYDYVTKPFPKEKIFGILEKVLERKELLKENSALKDELGIPSASTPLIFSSETFRRVHDMAMLVAQSESNVVILGESGTGKELVASLIHNNSPRAKERFLTINCAALSDTLLESQLFGHVKGAFTGAITAQKGLLEAANHGTLFLDEVGDMSPAIQAKLLRVLQEGDFIPVGDTKAKSVDIRFLAATNKDLEEEVRQKRFREDLFFRLNVISLHLPPLRDRGDDIELLARHFLAKYSARMKRDINDFTREAMQLLKSYNWPGNIRELENAIERAAILTRGNTITAETLPVWRTPPELPETRQDGGKRLVSLETVEREHILHVLKASGNNKSRAAKILEIARRTLDRKIEEYGLEDEGAR; the protein is encoded by the coding sequence ATGTACAACGGCAAGGTAATCATTTGCGACGACGAGGTCGAGATCCTCAGGTACCTGAGCAAGATTCTATCGGCCAAGGGGCTGGATCTCGAGGTATTCAGCTCCGGCACCTCCTTGATGAACTGCCTGGAAAACCGCGGACTTGATGACGGCGACCTGATGCTCCTTGACGTGAAGATGCCCGACCTGGACGGCCTGGAAATACTGCAGCGCGTGAAGCGGATGAAGCTGGACGTCCCGGTCGTGATGATGACCGCCTACGCCTCCATCAACTCAGCCATCGAAGCGATGAAACTGGGGGCCTACGACTACGTCACCAAGCCGTTCCCCAAGGAAAAGATCTTCGGCATCCTGGAAAAGGTGCTGGAGCGCAAGGAACTGCTCAAGGAAAACAGCGCCCTCAAGGACGAACTGGGCATCCCGTCCGCGTCCACACCACTTATCTTCAGCTCCGAGACCTTCCGACGGGTGCACGACATGGCCATGCTGGTGGCCCAGAGCGAGTCCAACGTGGTAATCCTCGGGGAATCAGGCACCGGCAAGGAGCTGGTGGCCAGCCTGATCCACAATAACAGCCCGAGGGCCAAGGAACGCTTCCTCACCATCAACTGCGCCGCCCTCTCCGATACCTTGCTGGAAAGCCAGCTCTTCGGCCACGTGAAGGGGGCCTTTACCGGCGCCATCACCGCACAGAAGGGGCTTTTGGAGGCGGCCAACCACGGCACGCTGTTCCTGGACGAGGTGGGCGACATGAGTCCGGCCATCCAGGCGAAACTCTTACGCGTGCTGCAGGAGGGGGACTTTATCCCCGTCGGCGACACCAAGGCAAAGAGCGTCGACATCCGTTTTCTGGCGGCGACCAATAAGGATCTCGAGGAGGAGGTACGTCAGAAGCGCTTCCGCGAGGACCTCTTCTTCCGGCTCAACGTGATCTCGCTGCACCTTCCCCCCTTGCGGGACCGCGGCGACGACATCGAGCTTTTGGCGCGACACTTCCTGGCCAAGTACTCGGCACGCATGAAGCGCGACATCAACGACTTCACCCGCGAGGCGATGCAGCTTTTGAAGTCGTACAACTGGCCCGGTAACATTCGCGAGTTGGAGAACGCCATCGAACGCGCCGCCATCCTGACCCGCGGCAACACCATCACAGCCGAGACCCTTCCGGTCTGGCGCACTCCCCCCGAGCTTCCCGAAACCAGGCAGGACGGCGGCAAGCGCCTGGTCTCCCTGGAGACCGTGGAGCGCGAACACATCCTGCACGTCCTCAAGGCCTCCGGCAACAACAAAAGTCGCGCCGCCAAGATCCTCGAAATCGCCAGGCGTACCCTGGACCGAAAGATCGAGGAGTACGGCCTTGAAGACGAGGGCGCCCGCTGA
- a CDS encoding pyridoxamine 5'-phosphate oxidase family protein, giving the protein MRSRVRLTKAAVPQAMRLLGERSGAPGGRNRHPSRRWPIRMRWHRRLIRLGKRRYVNMITDKIRELAERVGYAFVASSDTGGHPHLAAGRGIVLFEPNRLVFESWFCPTTMKNLKENPHVSVVVADDTGNGYQFVGKVEKATDTAVLNGYAPELEPAGLPQVQWRLEIRVEGVMAFTADAHSDRPLG; this is encoded by the coding sequence ATGCGATCCAGAGTCAGGCTGACGAAAGCAGCGGTCCCGCAAGCGATGCGGCTTCTTGGTGAACGCAGCGGCGCTCCCGGCGGCAGGAACCGTCATCCCTCGCGCAGGTGGCCGATCAGGATGCGCTGGCATCGCCGGCTGATCCGCCTTGGCAAGAGGAGGTACGTCAACATGATCACCGATAAGATACGGGAACTGGCCGAGCGGGTGGGATATGCCTTCGTAGCCAGCAGCGATACCGGCGGCCATCCGCACCTTGCGGCAGGCAGGGGCATCGTCCTGTTCGAGCCGAACAGGCTGGTGTTCGAGTCCTGGTTCTGCCCAACCACGATGAAGAACCTGAAGGAGAACCCGCACGTCTCGGTGGTGGTTGCCGACGATACAGGAAATGGTTACCAGTTCGTGGGGAAGGTGGAGAAGGCGACCGACACCGCGGTCTTGAATGGATATGCCCCTGAACTCGAGCCTGCCGGACTGCCGCAGGTGCAGTGGAGGCTCGAGATCAGGGTAGAAGGTGTGATGGCTTTTACTGCCGATGCTCATTCGGACCGCCCGCTCGGGTAG
- a CDS encoding type 2 periplasmic-binding domain-containing protein — protein MTSEHLQKVSDQLDKLHGHAYFRVEEGTLKESLTGLILDVVEGDLAEQLASGSFDLEVSVGVQEGDDEPTVDFRVDRPGVIYRSDAPISRLSVAALEDLARYLEHLVHQAQAAPVIGEKEAGGNIVRKKQDHDHHEKEAAAARLKVTPQWLKSVIPCTDYSYDEIDGKKYIREYYWSRELIERLFKIKSSKTTPEDLQYVAKECCDGDADWARDLIARLKSPNRPEQQQKDQPQKSQPQKEKEKGTGQQQAKPAAGDRPRNRSRHRKSFRHGKDGARKPEGASEAKKPS, from the coding sequence ATGACCTCAGAACATCTGCAAAAAGTTAGTGATCAGCTCGACAAGCTCCACGGTCATGCCTACTTCCGGGTCGAAGAAGGGACGCTCAAGGAGAGCCTGACCGGATTAATCCTGGACGTTGTCGAGGGTGATCTCGCCGAGCAGCTGGCGAGTGGTTCTTTCGACCTGGAGGTCTCCGTCGGTGTCCAGGAAGGGGACGACGAACCGACGGTCGACTTCCGCGTCGATCGGCCCGGAGTCATCTACCGCTCCGATGCACCCATTTCACGTCTCAGTGTCGCAGCGCTGGAAGACCTGGCCCGGTACCTTGAGCACTTGGTGCATCAGGCCCAGGCGGCGCCGGTCATCGGGGAGAAGGAGGCCGGCGGCAACATCGTGCGCAAGAAACAGGACCACGATCACCACGAAAAAGAAGCGGCCGCAGCCCGTCTCAAGGTGACACCGCAGTGGTTGAAGAGCGTGATACCTTGCACCGATTACAGTTACGACGAGATAGACGGCAAGAAATACATCCGGGAGTACTACTGGTCCCGCGAGCTGATCGAACGTCTTTTCAAGATCAAGTCGAGCAAGACCACCCCGGAGGATCTGCAGTACGTGGCCAAGGAGTGCTGCGACGGCGATGCCGATTGGGCGCGCGACCTGATCGCCCGGCTCAAGTCACCCAACCGCCCGGAGCAGCAGCAAAAGGATCAGCCGCAGAAGAGTCAGCCCCAAAAGGAAAAGGAAAAGGGCACCGGCCAGCAGCAGGCGAAACCGGCGGCAGGTGATCGTCCGCGCAATCGGTCCCGGCACCGGAAGTCCTTCCGGCACGGCAAGGACGGCGCCCGCAAACCCGAGGGGGCGTCCGAGGCCAAGAAACCGTCCTGA
- a CDS encoding response regulator transcription factor, protein MKRRVLIVDDVADIRHMLRFMVEREGHVIVAEAANGVEAVEKYREHRPDVTIMDIDMPLMTGVEAAREIRDMGGSTRIVFCSGGYSKFETPPQELRSEGSTFLRKPFLPAQLYQALAA, encoded by the coding sequence ATGAAGAGAAGGGTCCTGATAGTTGATGACGTAGCAGATATCAGGCATATGCTGCGTTTCATGGTTGAGAGGGAAGGGCACGTCATCGTGGCCGAAGCCGCCAACGGTGTCGAGGCAGTCGAGAAGTATCGCGAGCATCGCCCCGACGTCACCATTATGGACATCGACATGCCGCTGATGACCGGCGTCGAAGCTGCGCGCGAGATCCGCGACATGGGCGGCAGCACGCGGATCGTGTTCTGTAGCGGGGGGTACTCCAAGTTCGAGACTCCGCCCCAGGAACTACGTAGCGAAGGAAGCACGTTCCTGCGCAAGCCGTTTCTCCCCGCACAGTTGTATCAGGCGCTGGCTGCCTGA